aatatagaGTATTGTAGAACATAATGTTTCCTTATTTGATTTCTTGTTCAATTCATGTTTctgtcatgaaaataaaattacatgagACTTTATTAAAGAAGAATGCAGTAGTGTTCTAGATTATATTCTATGTTAGTTCATTTTAAGTAGATCTGATGTTTTACCTGGCTAACCTGAAAGGCCTTCTGTGAACCACCCATGTTTACTGATCTGCCTCAGGCTTGGTCTTTTGGTGGGATCTTGCTCCAAGCACCAGTTGATCAGATGGCGGCAGGCTGTGTGGGCAGTGAtatgaaacagacagaaatttAGTCACAAAATTTTAGTCAAAAAACTTCTGCTTGCAACTTCACTATCATTTTTCTCAGATTTGTTGTAATAtctcaaaatgctgtttttatattctCTCACATTCAGACAGGCCAGGTATGAAATTGAGGGACCCAGCAACAATTTCCTCCTCATTACTGAAGGGCATTTCTCCACAGACTAAGCTGTATAGGAGAATGCCAAGACTCCAGACGGTAGCATGGTCGGCGTAGTACTGTTGTTGTTGGATCCATTCTGGAGGCCAAAAATCTGGAGTTCCTGAGCAGAagagcaacaacaacatcagTAAGATCACAACTTAGATATTCCTTTAATTCTGTGCAATATCTGGTGATGAGCAATTACCTGCATATTCCTCGTAGGGCGTGTCCTGCCACAAATCGCCACAGCCAAAATCGATCAGTTTTATGTCCAGGGTGTTGGAGTTGAAAAGAAGGTTTTCCGCCTTGATGTCACGGTGGAAAACCTTCCGACTTTGGCAGTAGCGGGCAGCCTCGACCACCTGcagcatgaaataataataataataataaaaaataccatCAGTCATTGAACACTAAAGAAAACTCTCAGGATCAAAATCAAACGAGCTCAATTAAATTTCCTCTAAACACAACTAGTTAGATGACTGTAACTATGTACTATACTCTAAAAAGAACAACCAGTCTCAGCAAGACTGGACCCTTACAGCCACATCACATAGTCACAGCCACACCATACATCAGTACCCCTAAATAAACAGTTCAATCACACACGTatctaaattacacacacaaacaaaatacaaatgatGCCTTTGTGGATTGTTTTTCTTAGTATTACTAACTTCAccattattatttgcatttgtgCATCACTTTGTGTTCTCCATTTTTATGGGATTTTTACTTTGTGAAGCATCTGATAAAGCTAGCAAACATGTTATCACGAGTCAATcaagaacaaacaaatcaacagcAAACAAATTCTTTAGTTATCCAAAGAGGGACCATAGTGAAAGATGAATCACCTGCAGCATGATCATTTTGGCCAGCACCTCACTGAGTGTGCCTCCTTCACTCAACAGTAGCTCATATACGTCCATGCAGGGGATTGGTCTTTCCAGGACTAACAGGAGGCTGTTGTCCATTTCAAACCAATCCACAAGCTGCAGAACGTACTGGCAGTGAGGTGGCTTTGACAGCATTTGCATTAAAGCCACCTCTAGATGGAGCTTGCAGGTCTCGCCAGGCTAGCaataaaaaaaccccataaaatTAGCATAGTTTCATAGTTTTCAGTATATGAAACCTAGATGCTGCTGTGAGCTAAGACTAATGTGACTGAACTGAGGAGAATTAGACTTTGAAAGAAAGATATTTGCAGAATATGGATGTTATGTTGGATGTGTTATCATGGTGAAAGTACGCTAGTTTGAAGTGTCAGTTACCTTTAGCTCACATTAT
This DNA window, taken from Hemibagrus wyckioides isolate EC202008001 linkage group LG06, SWU_Hwy_1.0, whole genome shotgun sequence, encodes the following:
- the LOC131353795 gene encoding serine/threonine-protein kinase pim-1-like; translated protein: MMDLVWDMDYHRSQDTAEMPVFTELQAEMWDLDSEADDTPMPEKFTTYQDIQSEDWDVDDEVQEVPTLHPACLEFLSDPKAQRFLDLYTIGNLLGSGGFGSVYEGVRRKDGQQVAIKHIRKDGSELYITAPGETCKLHLEVALMQMLSKPPHCQYVLQLVDWFEMDNSLLLVLERPIPCMDVYELLLSEGGTLSEVLAKMIMLQVVEAARYCQSRKVFHRDIKAENLLFNSNTLDIKLIDFGCGDLWQDTPYEEYAGTPDFWPPEWIQQQQYYADHATVWSLGILLYSLVCGEMPFSNEEEIVAGSLNFIPGLSESCRHLINWCLEQDPTKRPSLRQISKHGWFTEGLSDDE